A genome region from Meriones unguiculatus strain TT.TT164.6M chromosome 19, Bangor_MerUng_6.1, whole genome shotgun sequence includes the following:
- the LOC110543070 gene encoding isopentenyl-diphosphate delta-isomerase 2 — MFQASKTHLDDLQKKRLEEKCIVIDKQDQVIGAETKKNCHLMENIERGLLHRAFSVVLFNTKNQLLVQQRADAKYTFPGHFTDSCSSHPLYTPEELEEKDAMGVRRAALRRLQAELGISQEQISIKDIIFMNRMYHKSPSDDIWGEHEVCYLLLVRKDLTLNPDPREVKSYCYMSQEDLQDLLDRGARGEEKITPWFRTIAEGFLFSWWPHLEDVSTFMEPDKIYGL, encoded by the exons ATGTTCCAGGCAAGCAAAACTCACCTTGATGACCTCCAGAAAAAGCGTCTGGAGGAGAAGTGCATTGTCATTGACAAGCAGGATCAGGTCATTGGAGCTGAAACTAAGAAGAACTGCCATCTGATGGAAAACATTGAGAGGG GCCTGTTACACAGAGCCTTCAGTGTTGTCCTCTTCAACAcgaaaaaccagctcttggtccaGCAGAGAGCAGATGCCAAGTACACTTTTCCAG GACATTTTACAGACTCCTGTTCTAGTCACCCTTTATACACGCCTGAGGAGCTGGAAGAGAAGGACGCTATGGGAGTGAGGAGGGCCGCCCTGAGACGTCTTCAGGCTGAGCTGGGCATTTCCCAGGAGCAG ATTTCCATAAAGGACATAATTTTTATGAACCGAATGTACCACAAGAGTCCTTCTGATGACATCTGGGGAGAGCATGAGGTTTGCTATCTTCTGTTGGTGAGGAAAGACCTCACTCTGAATCCAGATCCCAGGGAAGTGAAAAGCTACTGCTACATGAGCCAGGAGGACCTACAGGACCTACTGGACAGGGGGGCCCGTGGAGAAGAGAAGATCACCCCATGGTTCAGAACCATCGCAGAAGGCTTCCTGTTCTCTTGGTGGCCTCATTTAGAAGATGTGTCTACATTCATGGAGCCCGACAAGATATATGGACTGTGA